A part of Osmerus mordax isolate fOsmMor3 chromosome 10, fOsmMor3.pri, whole genome shotgun sequence genomic DNA contains:
- the crp1 gene encoding C-reactive protein — protein sequence MSVCSDKVAGILILCFFGMCSASEVGLGGKVLVFPYETDFSFVALIPQKEMELRSFTLCMRVATELQGERQIILFAYRTSDYDELNVWREKDGRVSFYLSGDGVSFHLPPISTFRTSLCLTWESSSGLSAFWVDGRRSTYQVYKPGHTVRPKGTVLLGQDPDKHLGDLEAVQSFVGEVTDLNMWDYVLPRSQVQAWHYGHHVPKGNIFDWTTIEYQLNGNVMVVDDD from the exons ATG AGTGTCTGCAGTGACAAGGTTGCTGGCATTCTCATACTGTGCTTCTTTGGCATGTGTTCAGCCAGTGAAG TGGGTCTGGGTGGCAAGGTCCTGGTCTTCCCTTACGAGACAGACTTCAGCTTCGTGGCCCTGATCCCCCAGAAGGAGATGGAGCTGCGCTCGTTCACGCTGTGCATGCGCGTTGCCACGGAGCTGCAGGGCGAGCGTCAGATCATCCTCTTCGCCTACCGCACCTCCGACTACGACGAGCTCAACGTGTGGCGCGAGAAGGACGGACGTGTGTCCTTCTACCTGAGCGGGGACGGCGTCTCCTTCCACCTGCCGCCCATCTCCACCTTCCGCACCAGCCTGTGCCTCACCTGGGAGTCCAGCTCTGGGCTGTCGGCCTTCTGGGTGGACGGCCGGCGCAGCACCTACCAGGTGTACAAGCCCGGCCACACAGTGAGGCCCAAGGGCACCGTCCTGCTGGGGCAGGACCCAGACAAGCACCTGGGGGACCTGGAGGCTGTGCAGAGCTTCGTGGGGGAGGTGACCGACCTCAACATGTGGGACTACGTACTCCCCAGGAGCCAGGTCCAGGCCTGGCACTACGGCCACCATGTCCCCAAGGGCAACATCTTTGACTGGACCACCATCGAGTACCAGCTGAATGGGAACGTGATGGTGGTGGATGATGACTGA
- the stub1 gene encoding E3 ubiquitin-protein ligase CHIP: MAGSPEKSSTAQELKEQGNRLFLCRKYQEAATCYSKAINRNPSVAVYYTNRALCHVKLQQHDKALSDCKHALELDSQSVKAHFFLGQCHLELENYDEAIGNLQRAYNLAKEQRLNFGDDIPSALRMAKKKRWNSIEDKRINQENELHAYLTKLILAEKERELEDKQEEDNQNGSNAVKIKSKHDRFLKDMEELFSQVDEKRKKREIPDYLCGKISFELMREPCITPSGITYDRKDIEEHLQRVGHFDPVTRSPLTQDQLIPNLAMKEVIDAFIQENGWVEDY, translated from the exons ATGGCGGGCAGCCCAGAAAAGAGTTCCACGGCGCAGGAGCTAAAAGAACAGGGTAACCGGCTTTTCCTTTGCCGCAAATACCAAGAGGCGGCCACCTGCTACAGTAAAGCCATC AACCGTAATCCTTCAGTGGCAGTGTACTACACTAACCGGGCGCTGTGCCACGTCAAGCTACAGCAGCATGACAAGGCACTGTCGGACTGTAAGCACGCCCTGGAGCTGGACAGCCAGTCGGTCAAGGCACACTTCTTCCTGGGCCAGTGTCACCTGGAGCTGGAGAACTACGACGAGGCCATCGGCAACCTGCAGAGAG CCTACAACCTGGCGAAAGAGCAGAGGCTGAACTTCGGAGATGACATCCCCAGCGCACTGCGCATGGCCAAGAAGAAACGCTGGAACAGCATCGAAGACAAACGGATCAACCAGGAGAACGAACTGCACGCCTATCTCACCAAACTCATCCTGGCcgagaaggagag GGAACTGGAAGacaagcaggaggaggacaatCAAAATGGAAGCAACGCTGTCAAGATCAAATCGAAACAT GATAGGTTTCTTAAGGACATGGAAGAGCTCTTCTCTCAGGTGGACGAAAAGAGAAAA AAGCGCGAGATTCCTGACTACCTTTGTGGGAAGATCAGCTTCGAGCTGATGAGGGAGCCGTGCATAACCCCTAGTGGCATCACCTACGACCGCAAAGACATCGAGGAGCATCTACAG CGAGTGGGACATTTCGACCCGGTGACTCGGAGTCCTCTGACCCAGGACCAGCTGATCCCTAACCTGGCCATGAAGGAGGTGATCGATGCCTTCATCCAGGAGAACGGCTGGGTGGAGGACTACTGA